One Brachyhypopomus gauderio isolate BG-103 chromosome 15, BGAUD_0.2, whole genome shotgun sequence genomic region harbors:
- the fgf8a gene encoding fibroblast growth factor 8 codes for MRFIPSRLSYLFLHLFAFCYYAQVTIQSPPNFTQHVNEQSRVTDRNSRRLIRTYQLYSRTSGKHVQVLANKKINAMAEDGDVHAKLIVETDTFGSRVRIKGAETGLYVCMNRRGKLIGKRNGQGKDCIFTEIVLENNYTALQNVKYEGWYMAFTRKGRPRKGSKTRQHQREVHFMKRLPRGHHIAEHRPFDFINYPFNRRTKRTRYSGER; via the exons ATGAGATTCATTCCATCGCGATTAAGTTATCT ATTTCTTCACCTCTTTGCGTTTTGCTACTATGCTCAG GTAACCATTCAGTCCCCGCCTAATTTTACACAGCATGTGAATGAGCAAAGTAGAGTGACGGACCGGAACAGCCGTAGACTTATTCGGACCTACCAGCTTTACAGCAGAACCAGCGGCAAGCATGTTCAAGTTTTGGCCAACAAAAAAATCAACGCCATGGCCGAAGATGGTGACGTTCATG CAAAGCTCATTGTGGAGACAGACACCTTTGGTAGTCGAGTTCGAATTAAAGGAGCAGAAACAGGACTCTACGTTTGCATGAATAGGAGAGGAAAACTGATTGGCAAG AGGAATGGTCAGGGGAAAGACTGCATTTTCACAGAGATAGTGCTTGAGAATAACTACACGGCTCTCCAGAATGTTAAGTATGAAGGCTGGTACATGGCCTTCACACGGAAAGGACGACCCCGCAAGGGCTCCAAAACCAGGCAGCACCAGCGAGAAGTCCACTTCATGAAGCGACTGCCCAGAGGACATCACATTGCAGAGCACAGACCCTTTGATTTCATCAATTACCCTTTCAACAGACGGACTAAACGCACCCGTTACTCAGGAGAGCGCTGA